Proteins encoded in a region of the Acipenser ruthenus chromosome 11, fAciRut3.2 maternal haplotype, whole genome shotgun sequence genome:
- the LOC117426835 gene encoding ATP synthase F(0) complex subunit C3, mitochondrial-like — MYACAKFVSTPALVRAGSRALYRPLSASVLSRPEVRTGEGNAALVSGTQNTFSQVALRGFQTSAVSRDIDTAAKFIGAGAATVGVAGSGAGIGTVFGSLIIGYARNPSLKQQLFSYAILGFALSEAMGLFCLMVAFLILFAM; from the exons ATGTACGCCTGCGCTAAATTCGTCTCCACTCCTGCCCTG GTCCGTGCTGGATCCCGTGCTCTGTACAGGCCCCTCTCGGCATCAGTGTTGTCCCGGCCAGAAGTCAGAACTGGAGAG GGAAACGCTGCACTTGTGAGTGGGACACAGAACACTTTCTCTCAAGTAGCACTGAGGGGGTTTCAGACTAGTGCTGTCAGCAGGGATATTGACACTGCTGCTAAGTTCATTGGTGCTGGTGCTGCCACAGTAGGAGTGGCTGGTTCTGGGGCTGGAATTGGAACAGTCTTTGGCAGCCTTATTATTGGTTATGCCAG AAACCCATCCCTAAAGCAGCAGTTGTTTTCCTATGCTATTCTAGGATTTGCCCTGTCTGAAGCTATGGGTCTGTTCTGTTTGATGGTTGCTTTTTTAATCTTATTTGCCATGTAA